In Columba livia isolate bColLiv1 breed racing homer chromosome 8, bColLiv1.pat.W.v2, whole genome shotgun sequence, a single genomic region encodes these proteins:
- the LMO4 gene encoding LIM domain transcription factor LMO4, giving the protein MVNPGGSSQPPPVSAGSLSWKRCAGCGGKIADRFLLYAMDSYWHSRCLKCSCCQAQLGDIGTSCYTKSGMILCRNDYIRLFGNSGACSACGQSIPASELVMRAQGNVYHLKCFTCSTCRNRLVPGDRFHYINGSLFCEHDRPTALINGHLNSLQSNPLLPDQKVC; this is encoded by the exons ATGGTGAACCCCGGCGGCAGCTCGCAGCCGCCCCCGGTGTCGGCGGGCTCCCTCTCGTGGAAGAGGTGCGCCGGCTGCGGGGGGAAGATCGCCGACCGCTTCCTGCTCTATGCCATGGACAGCTACTGGCACAGCCGCTGCCTCAAGTGCTCCTGCTGCCAGGCCCAGCTGGGGGACATCGGCACCTCCTGCTACACCAAGAGCGGCATGATCCTCTGCAGGAACGACTACATCAG GTTATTTGGAAATAGTGGTGCTTGCAGTGCCTGTGGACAGTCCATTCCTGCCAGCGAGCTGGTCATGAGGGCACAGGGCAACGTCTATCATCTTAAG tgttttacatGCTCTACCTGCCGGAATCGCCTGGTCCCCGGAGATCGGTTTCACTACATCAATGGCAGTTTATTTTGTGAACATGATAGACCTACAGCTCTCATCAATGGCCATTTGAATTCACTTCAGAGTAATCCACTACTGCCAGACCAGAAG gTCTGCTAA